The Gopherus evgoodei ecotype Sinaloan lineage chromosome 8, rGopEvg1_v1.p, whole genome shotgun sequence genome segment GATGAGATGGTTTTCTATGCTTTTGGAAATCAGCGTCTGTTCTGAAATCCTGCTTTCTAAACTCTAGGTTCAAGGTGGTGTGGCCAAGTTACTCTTGCTttaggtagcagagcagtgttTCATTCCCTctaccataggcgccaactctgtgcatgctccagggctggagcactcacagggaaaaaatagTGTGTGCTCAGCAGCCCCACGGATCAgctcccccccagtgcctcctgcccctcATAATCAGCTGTTCAGTGACTTGCAGGAGGCACTAGGGATGAGaagtggaggtggggaaagggcaggaagaggcaggccagggtggaggtttgggggaaggggcggagttggggtccGGCACCCCTGGGGAAATCCCTAAGTCAATGCCTCTACCCTCACCTTTATCCCTTTCAGTTCCTTCATCTTACCAGTTAATCACGCCCATCATTTTTAGAACAGAATTACTCATCCCATCTCTGTGAACTTGTAATCACCTCCTAACTCACCCACTCCGTCTGCATTTCTAGACCTGGCCTCCTCCCTGTCCTCTCCCTGTGGCTCTGCGCAGTTGAAAGAGATGGCTGTTTCATTTGTGCTGCATCATCTTAATTGGAATGCCCTCATACTTCCACCTCAAAGCAATGAGTTACTTCCGTTCTGTAACCCTTCCCCCATTGTactaatttcaatggaatttatgGGGTCAAAGATGTTAATGTCACCCTGTCATAATCCAGTGTTAAACAGATCTCAGCCTGCTTCGTTTTATCACAAACGcatgattaattttaatttttgttaaagatagagaaaagaaaggaaagcaggTCTAGTATTGTGTAAGGCTTTCATTGTAACAACTTGCCTTATTCCCTTCCCCTTTTGGCATAGAGTCTTTAGTTGGGAAAATTCCCTGACAGTCTCTTAGAGGGTTTTAAAGATgctaataactgtccttttttaGGGAAAAGAGAGAAAGTTAATTGTTAAAAGTtaaagttgctgctgctgctatcgtTAAAGTCCAGTCCCATTTTCAAGAAGACAAAATAAGATACAcacaaacagggctggctctagccatttcgctgccccaagcatggcggcacgctgcagggggcgctctgccgctcgccagtcccgcggctctggtggacctcccgcaggcgtgcctgcggatgcttcaccagagcagcgggagcagcggaccctccgcagggacgcctgcaggaggtccaccagagctgcctgccgcccttctgGCAACCGAACGAGTGCCCCCGCCGTGGCGTGCCACCCcgagcatgcgcttggcgcgctggtgcctggagccagccctgcacacaaaagagaaaagagaacaacaaagagagaaaatgcaaCTTCCATTTCTGGTGatgactttcacttgcaacccCCCTGTTGGCATCTTATTAGCCACTCTGAGATCTGACAAACTTTTACCAGCATTGGGCTGTTTAGGTCATTGCTTTTATCTGCCTCTCCGGTTTACAGTGGTGTTGCAAAATACACTgtcttggccagctaagccagactcttactagaaggaaaaaggagaggggtAGGAAAGAGAAGAAGTAAAGTGGAGGTTGAAAAGGACACATGGGGTGGGTCTGGAGGTATGTAACAGTGtcacatcccaggtggtggttgggattTAGGTAGAGCAGATGGAGATGGTgttgtcatctgggtccctctgtctggcccagtctggtcagggCATCTCACAGGATCAGGATGGCCCAGTGATGTTACAGTAGATCATGGGATCCCAGGAGactgcggggctggcagccatgATCGTAAAGCTCGCTTAAGCAGTTGTTGGCAAATAGCTGCTGCTTCTTGATATTGTTTTCCTCCAAAAGCCTTTTCTTTTAAGGATCTCAAAAGGGAGTCATGGGCAAAATAGCCCAACCCCTTATGTTCACCAAGTAGGCTTAATTTCCAGCACCTGGATTTTGATTAATTGATTTCCAGTTCAGAACTTCTCTTGTTTATCAGGCTTGATTGAAATCCAGTCCTTGAGTTAcatcagtaggcctttttgtttggattaattCAGCCTTTGTCTCACTTTGCATCTTTTCCCATCAATTTATATTATTCTAGATTGTGCCATTTCATGAGCTTTCACTCACTCCTTACAGCTGATCTCACAATTAAGGTAAATTCATAGCTCCCATTACTGGCTGATGCTCTGAACCCCCTTTACATATATAAAATGGGTTTACCCACCAAGCTATAATTTCCTGAGCAAATCGTAAATTAGTACACCACTAATGTATTAACTATATGAATTTCCTCCCCAAGATGGCTCCATGCTCACTCATGGATATGCTGTGCCTGAAGGGCAACAGACTCTGGTCTGACAGCTTAACAGGGCAGGCAAACAGCAGAGTTGAGAGCCCTCTCTTGAGATCAGCCTGCGCATCATCACTTTACGAAGGGTGCTACAAACAAATGCATTTTATTGTCTCTATATCTTCCCAATGCAAATTTCATTGGGATAAGAAGAAAATGAGAGTGGCAAATGTACCGATGTGGCAAGTGAAAATAGAACTTGAAATATTGCAAAAGATTCCACTCCTGCTGAGGCAGTTTCTGAGAAATGTTACTCCTCACCCAAACACacagctgtgtgagagagagtgagcgAGAGGGGTGGGTCACCAATTCTGCATTGTCACAGTGCCACCACTGTCCAGTTGGGGAAAGCATCTGTTAGCCTTCTACACACGTGCCACTCTGGCTAACACTGGTTCAGCTACTGTGGTGTGAGCAATGTTGGCAGCCCTCTGTTGAGGAGCCAACAACCTCACAACTATTTTGAGCACCGTGATTAGATTTGTTCCAAACAGGGTTATTTCACAGGGCACTAAAAAGAGCTAATCTTCCCTAGGGGTGCCACCTCTGATAACACTGGTTCAGCTGTACTGGTGAGAGATTTTTTGTAGCTACTCCCTTGAGTAGGAAGGGCTAAAGAAGAGGGAAAGATGCGGGGCCTTTCTAGAAATTATCACCCTGACAGCAGCTATCTTCTGCACTAGCAAAGCATCAGCTGATTGCAAATTCATTGCTAAGATCTCTCAGTCAGCTGCAAAGGGAAAGAATCCATCAAAAGCTGCACCTTGAATGGTCCAAAACCAGCAAACTGACCTGACAGTGTGGACTGGTCTGCTTAGCTATGCCCAAAATCCTCCTGACCAGTGACTTGGGTACTGTTAATCTGCTCCTagttttgctgcctcaagcaatgGGAGAGGCCTTTGGGCATGTTTGTCCTTCCTAATTGGGGTGGCGGGGCCAGCATGATCCAGTAACTTGCAGGGGGAGTATCTCTTTAAATAGACTGTCTGTATCGGGGGATGCAAGGTTCTacaacagggattctcaaactgggggtcgggacccctcggggtcacgaggttattacatggggggtcgcgagctgtcagcctccaccccaaaccctgctttgcctccagcatttataatagtgttaaatatattaaaaagtgtgtttaatttattagggtgggtcacactcagaggcttgctgtgtgaaaggggtcactagtataaaaagtttgagacccactgttcTACAGCAATAGGTGTGGGCCTGTGATGGGTCACTCCCTTGTCTAATACCTGTGCCTGTTGCTGTGTGTTCAGGAGCAATACCGGAAAGCAGTGGCGGATTCGGAAAATGTCCGGAGGAGAACACAGAAGTTTGTGGAAGATGCCAAGCTGTTTGGTAAGCAAAGTGCTGCTGGCACTGTGCAGGAGCTATTTGCTGCAGCATGACTTGCTTGGCTAAGCACAGTTGGGATACAGAGCAGAAAGTACAGATAAGCTGCTTCCCCTCCCCGTCCTTCTGCCATTGTTCTTTTTAAAGCCTGTTGTGGTGTTTGGCCTGAAGTGACTGTTGGCTGGACTTGCTAGCTATTGTGTCTGCATGTTCAGCCAATCCTGTGGGTTTATTTTGGTGATAGCCCtatggcttgttttttttttccccgagGTCTGCTTTGTAACAATAGTCTATGCTAATAAATCATACCACCCTGTGGATTTTGGAAATGTACTTGTAAAACACTTACTATCAGCtgctgagctggtgtaaatcagcatagcttcctTGACTTCGAtgaagatttacaccagctgagaactgGCACTTTGAGTTTATTCCATGCTCTAAGCAATGTCATCAAGCTGCAATCTCCTTTCTAGTACTGAGATCCTGTTCTTCCTTTCACCTCCATTATGAAATTAATGGATGTAGTGCATGCTGGGATAGAGGCCATCACTTGTATTCTTCTTAAAATATATGTAGTAAACTTAGTGTTGGTGAAATGGGCTGGATTGATAGTCCTGGAAACTGATATCCTTGATTCTCATGTTGTACCTACTCTGTGATAAACAGCAGAGCAAACATTTCACACTCTGTCCTGTCAATGTATTTTAATCCGTCTGTGAAGGGACCACCTCTAGGGGTGGGAGGATAGTTCAGTCCCCATGGAGAATCCAATGCTGGGCACCTCTGCTTAGACTGTCGTCATCAGAAATGCTAGTTGTGGTTTTATGTCATGTGGGCACCTGTCAGCTtggaactgggctgagaccatCATCTCATATCACTTAGGCTGTCAAGCAATCATCAGATGGTAGCACTCTAGGATACTACTGGTATGACTTGGATTCAGACCTGAAACTGAAGGGTAGAAAGCTCTGTACCCCATATCAGTCCTAGGAGTTTCCTTTTTTCTCATTAATTAACGCTTATCTGAAGGCTGCTGGAACTTATCCTGGGTTAGAGTGCCTATATTTCCTTTGCTTTGTGCCTGCCTGGTCTGCTCGAAAATAGCTATTGCATTCAGGGTCTATCTACATTGTTGGAACTGGAATAAGCCCAGATGCAAGACTACATAGACCAATATCTAATCTGCTATGGATGCTTCTTTGTaactctcttctttctcctcctcttccatatTGATTCTCTACACAGCTCTCAAACCTATATATGAAGGCGTATGCAGCGTTTAATTGTTGCTCATGtcttcccctttcctctcccacctACCTCAGATCCCTTTTTGTTATGTTACTCAGTGAACGTGTCCCTACCACCTGAGAGAGGGAAGATTTCTGTCATCTTCACATCCAATTCTCTGCAACCAGAAATATACAGCTGCCCAAAATGTACACAAACTGTGCCAGGTTTTCAAAATGGCAACAAGCTTTGGATTCTAGACCATGCCTATGTTACCAGGGCTCACCTGAAGTCTCGCTGTAATGTCCCAGGTTACAGGAGCTTCATGAAACAAAGTATTGAGACTCTTTGTGAAATAACTCTGCTTTATGGAACCTGTGTATATCGCATAGCTATTGATCTACCTAGGTATATACCTCACCCATTACTATGGTCTCTGGGAGCCTGTAGGGCACTCTTAAGTACTGTCTGTACAATACTGAGGTCTCAGTCGCAGGAGATGCTGAATATTCTCAGTTACCATTGAAGTGGGAGCTGAAGGCAGTCATCTCTTAGGATCAGTCCCTTCCAGTGTGGCATGGCAACATGCCCAGGGCTGATGCTGTAGCCTTGCTGTATCTACCACTGAACTGACATTGCTTAACGTCCTGCctatttgtgtgtgtggctgCAGGGATCCAGAGTTTCTGCAAGGACCTGGTGGAGGTAGCTGATATCTTGGAGAAGACTACTGAGAGTGCTGCAAGAGAAGCAGAGCCTCGTGACCCAAAACCAACCCTCAAGAAGATCTGTGAAGGCCTCTCCCTCATAGAGGCCAAGTTGCAAAGTGTATTTGCCAAGCATGGCCTTCAGAAGATGAACCCCGTCGGTGGCAAATATGATCCATACGACCATGAAATAGTCTGCCATGTGCCAGCAGAGGGAATGCAGCCTGGCACAGTGGCACTAGTGACTCAGGATGGTTATAAACTCCACGGCCGCACTATCAGACACGCACATGTTGGTGTGGCAGTAGAGTCACAGGAGTGATATAGTGGGTGCACCCATTGGGATCTGAGCTGAGGACTCTGTCACACAGTGGCGATAGCAGCTGCAtgtcttttcttttatttattaagCTAGGTTTGTATTGTACATTGGCTTCTTCACAACATGTGCAGTAATCTTGGCTTTAATTCCACGAGGCTCAATTATTTAATGTTACTTTTTCTGGTGTGTGTGTAATGCTGGGAATCCTGCTGTTTATCGGAAGCATGTGGCACTGCTCGCCCCCTTCTCTGTTGGATTCAGGTCTCTATTAAAACTTGcactgggggaagaagagggagttGGGGAGATAGAATCTCAGAGCCAGGAATTTCTGCCTTCTGATCCCAGCTGTGACGTACTCTTTCTGTGGCTttcggcaagtcacttagccactctgcctcagtttccctatttgtaaaatagggatataaTAATACTTACTAACCACGTCACAGGGGCATTGTGAGGATTAAATAATAGTTGAGATGCACCTTAGAGCTGAAGATCTCTAgctaagtgctaagtattattatgagACTCTTGTGTGgtcttttatttttcctgttttcccttAGGCAGAAGGAGCTGTGAAAGCATCTGCCATTTTCAGCCAGACTTTTCTCGTTTCTCTTCAGAAAGCAATTCTGAATTAACAAAGCCTTAATCATCTTGTATTTGAGTATGGgtgagggtttttaaaaaaaaaatcataataataatcatcAACTGAAACGTGATCAGATTAATGTTTCCTCTCCAGCTAAGACTTCAGACCTGCAGAGCCGTCCCTAGGGGACAGCGAATCAGGGCAACCGCTCCTGGCCCTGCACTTTGGGGGGCCCAGTGGGCTGGCGTCAGTGGCCCAGCACCGCATGGGCAGCGGGTGAACCGCTGGCTAGGGGAGGGAGAGCTCTTTGGGAAAGCACAGCCTCCCCTTCCCGCTCCTGGGACCGACCACACTGGAAGTGATGTCACTTCAGCTCTGGTCCCCGCACCTCCTTAGGGACAGCCCTGCAGACCTATCTGCTTCTCACTAAAGTTAAACAGTGGGAGTGACACCAGACGGGGAGCAGGAAATGTTCTCAAGTTTCAGCCACTGAGCAAAGATCTAGTCCTGTTCTCCAAACAAGAAATAGATTTTCCTTCTCTTAAAAATATCTCTAGATCATTTGTGCTGCAGTTTCAGGCATCAGAAACGGTTCACTCTTTACTAGCCCTGAAAAGGGAAATATGATCTCTTATTTTGTCAAGCCACCAGCTAATTGATACACAATTAACATTGATGCCTTTCCCAACCCTAATTCAGAGCCTGTTTCCGCCTGGCTGTGGATAGACATCAAATTTAGGCTTTATTTCATTAGTGAAAGCTCAAAGTGTCCTTGAATCAGTTGCAGCAGCAAGTATGAGCAAGTGAAGAGAAGCAGGGATCCAAGTGCCCATCGAGTTTGGGAGCTGGCCTGAAGAGTTCTAGCTCAAGGCAGTCTGGCTGGTGCAGCCTGGCGACAGATCATAGGGCATTTGTATCTCTCTTGCTGAACAGTTTGTTTGTGTGATGCCTTCAGCTAAACTGAAAGGATGGGTAGACTCCTCATCCTCAGCAGTACTGACTTACTAGAAGCGAACGTCTATCTCTGAGCTAAATGGGAATCCAGCCCTCATTTAACGAACAGCAGGAGAAATAATGGAAAAGGCCCCAAGCTATCGGCTGCATTATAGAAGGCAAGGAGGGTGAACAGTTGTTCTTTCAGGTGGTTCCTTCAGGAGTTCTTGCCCTCTCTTGTTATCAAACCTATGGTCTGGCAGGTGTTTGGGCTCTGCTTCCAAAGACTTTTCTCTAGTGGGGGCACCAGTTCTGTCTCAGAGGAGGTATTCCTTTCCCATTCCTTTGCAGATGTGAGATGCTGAAAAAGGCAGGAGAAGCACCCATAGTCTTGTTGTGATGGACCTCAAGATTATAACCTCCTCAATTAGCAGCTACAAATTAAGACTTTCTGGGAAGATTCCATAAACATAGAACATTCATCTGAGTGAGTTTCATTCAAAGACAGACATGTCTCTTTTCATATGATTAGTACAAAACTGCCTCTTAATAACAACAGTACCCATAGTTCCCTTGGGGGTGATTCAGCATTCCCATTCTTCATTACAAAACACTTCTTAGCGTGTGTATGTGCCCCTGACCATTTAGGATGTTGAGGTGGGTGTTGAGGAAAATAGTTGAGATCTCAGCCCTGGAAATCAGTACTTCATGGCAATATTGGATCATTTCTAGCAAGCATCCACTTACATTTATCTGTGTAACTTCTACAATACTGGCATACCTTACAGgtctgttgtgaggattaattaaagGTGTACAAAGTGCTCTGAGTTCCTTTGACTAAAGGTGCTAGAAAGAGGCATAGTAGCACTGTTATTCTTCCTAGTTTTCTGCTTCACTTTGAATCCCACAATGAAAGTGCACCTAAGCAAATCTCAATGGGCCAATCTCCCAAATTCCCTAGCAGGAGCTAGAAATCTTAGGCTAATTTTGGTCCTGTTGCCTTTCAACACACACATCCCTCATGTGGCTGTGTCTATGGCTTGATTGAATTTCTTCTAGGGAGATTCCAGTCCCCTTGCTGTCTTCCGTGGTTTGCATAAAGCTTGCACGCTAAACACGGGGGGCCAGATTTCTCTTTGGGGTAATTCTTTTGCACTTCAGGGAGTTACGCCAGGGAGGAATTGGACCCGTTGGCTTTTTCTTCCCAGTCACTTTATGGTGGCCTGACCTCAACACAGAAGTGTATTAGAAGGGAAGGTTTGGCGGAGGAGGGAAAACACTAATAATTTCTACTTGAATACATCCATGAACCTTAGAACTTGAGCACTTAATGTAGATGACTGGATAACAAATGTGTGTTCAActggagtcatgggataagataggaagcaaagggtagaaataaatggccagtttccACAGTCAAGAGGTAAATAATGGAGTcacccaaggatctgtactgggactagtgctgTACAACATactcataaacgatctggaaaaaggtaaacagtgaggtggcagagttTGCAAACAGAATTAGTCAAGATAGTTATGTCCAAAgcgttacaaagagatctcacaaaactggtggattggcagcaaaatggcagatgaaattcaataataaatgcaaagtaatgcacattggaaaacataatcccaactatacatacaaaatgattgggtgtaaattagctattaccactctaGAGAGAGATCATGGACTCATCATGAattgctctctgaaaacatctgctcaatgtgcagcagcagtcaaaagctaacagaatgttaggaaccattagaagaGGGATAGGTAATAAAATATCTGAATGCCACACTATCATCCATGGTAGACCCACACCTTGTATGCTGTGTTCAGTTGTGggtgccccatttcaaaaaaggtatattagaattgggaaaagcaCAGAGAATGGCAACAACAGTGatttaagggtatggaacagcttctgtaagagaagagattaaaaaaactgcgactgttcatcttggaaaagagattaaggggcaatacgatagaggtctatgaaattgtgaatggtgtggagaaagtgaacagggaagtgttattttccccttcatataacacacgAACCAGGGAACAcaatgaaattcataggcagcgggtttaaaacacaAGGAAGTACCTCACACATtgaaagtcaacctgtggaactccttgccaggggatgttgtgatgacCAAAAGTATaagtaggtttaaaaaaagataagttcctggaggataggtccatcaatggctattagtcaagatgatcAGGGAGGCACTCtcatactctgggtgtccctaaacctctgactgccctaagctgggactggatgacagaggatggatcactcgataaattgccctgttcagttcacttcctctgaagcacctggcattggccactgtcggacagaatactggactagatagaccactggtctgacccagtatggccgttcttatgtggtGTTGGTCAGTAGAAATGGCTCTCTGCTCTTGGACTCTAACAACCCTTCTTTATGTTAGTATTCACCTTACTTCATGACCTCAGTAGATCTTGTCAGTGGGGCACATTTGGGTTGAATTCTTCCACGAGGCTCCCAGTGGCACAATCATGTAAGTTTGGCAGCCTGTCTGTATGCAGTGCAAAATGTGACTGTTGCTAGGTGGACCTCAAATTCTCAATGCTTCATTAACAGATTCTGCTGAAACAGCTGTGATAAATCAATTACTATTAGcactctgatttttaaaatatttaagtttttatattttagttttctttttattttaaagcacaaCGTATTTTGATATCACTTTTGCTGAGTCAAATGAACAAAGAATTGCTGATCTCCAAAAAGTTTCATTCTTGTAGTTGGTAGGAAACcttcaatatgtttttttttccatatgtttCTATGCTCTTATTTACCCAAAGGTTCTAGTGTATGAAAGGGAAATCCATATGGAAGTGTGGGGAATGGTGCTGATGATTGATGACAGAGATTTGAGTTAATGTTGGAATTTGCTGATTTCGTCTAGATTCTGGATACAGTGTGtgctaataaaaatgttttttttgtcagaattttttgACTGTTGAAATGTATTGCCCGGTGCAAGTGCTGTTGAAATGGGGGCAGTACTGTAGGGTTAAAGATTTGTAGCTATTCTCATTCTTGCTATATAGAATCAGCAGCATTCTTCAGGGCTTTTTAGCGATCCTTCATCTGGACTCCCGGAAATATTGTGCATTTCTCTGACAGGCTCTGAGCAGGCTCTGTCACACTCCCACAGATATGCTGTCAAGAATCTCTGTGTTGGACTAAACCATCTGGTGATGTGATGGCATCTGGTGATGTGATGGCTTCCTGGACTGTTTGCTATTTCCATAAATACAGCCCCCAATCTAAGCCCATTTGCATGGAGAAATGCCTTGCAATAGCATCAGTTCATTTTGCAGTATCTCCCAATACTTCACCTTGCATATCATTGCCCTTACGTGACACATGGTCTGTTGCATTTTGCCCTTTTGGGTGTAATGTACTCAAGCAAGTTTACTCCTTATTGACTACTCATTTCAAATAGCTTTATTGTAAAGCGTAAATCTCTTTAACTGGAACTTATGGTCATCCTAAAGAAGGTTATGGTCTCTGGGATTTACTGAGGAGAACAGGCTTCCTGCCCCCCTTAGACTAAATGCCTGTTTGTTTCTCTTCAGCTCGTGTAAATCTTTTGCCTTGTCCCTTCCCCGCCCCAGACCTTCATACAGTACAAGGTCTTCCCTCCCTTCTGGTTTTGGCTGAATGTAGGGAACTTGCACCCTTTTTTTGGTGGGTCCCACTCTCCTAATTTTGCCGGCAGCTTTGATTCTCCCTGTACAGTACCTATGCACTTCTTACCTGAGGGGGCCTCTGCCGTTTATTTCCAAGTGGCCAATATGGGGTGAATTCCCAGTTCTTATGTGAAAGGCACTTGCTGCTCAAAGGGGCCTGGCTACCAAATAGCGGTGATAAAACCTGCCCCACCTGTTTGCAGAGGCCACTTCCTTGTGGGTGCCACAATAGGGAATTCTATGTTGTCCCACAGTATGGGACTAGGAGTGGCAGCTTAGGTCTAGAGTGGCCCAGTGTAAGGACAAAACCAGCCCATCAAGTGTGGTATGATGTCCTGTAATGCATGCTAATGGCTCTTCTAGTCTTCTGTCAAAGAGCGAGAAGCAAGAACTCATAAATGAGATCACCCCACCTAGATCCATGTAGCCAGGTCAGTCAGAGACCTTGTAAATATGAGGAAACATACATACGCTAATCATACCTAGTTGTAGAATATGCAGATGAGGCTGGGGCAGTCTTTACAGGCATAGCTGAAGGAAAGTAAGACTGTACTGCTGTTTCTCCAAATCAAACACCTAGCAGTCTTATCATTAGCATAACTATTTACTAGTGCTGCCTCCCTGTCACTCGCACATATAGCCCGAGTGAAAGTGAGGCAGTGAaacactggttctcaaccaggggtatgcagaggtctttgatggagtacatcaactcatctagatatttgcctagttttacaacaggctacataaaaagtattagttaagtcagtacaaactaaaattccaggggtctgtactaggaccagtcctagtcaatacattcataaatgatctgggaaaggagtaaacagtgaggtggcaaaatttgcaggtgatataaaactactcgagatagttaagtcccaggtagactgtgaagagctacaaaaggatttcacaaaactgggtgactgggcaacaaaatggcagatgaaattcagtgttgataaatgcaaagtaatgcaccctggaaaacataatcccaactgtacatataacaTGATgcggtctaaattagttgttacccctcaagaaagagatcttggagtcattgtggatagttctctgaaaacatccgctcagtgtgcagtggcaggtcaaaaagtgaacagaatgttataCATCATTAAGAAATGGAgagacaataagacagaaaatatgatattgcctctatataaatccatggtatgcccacatcttgaatactgtgtgcagatgtggttgccccatctcaaaaaagatatattggaattggaaaaggttcagaaaagggcagcaaaaattattaggggcatggaacagcttacATATGAGGagagggacttttcagcttggaaaagagatgactagggaGATATGATAGGAGTCTATaacatcatgactggtgt includes the following:
- the GRPEL2 gene encoding grpE protein homolog 2, mitochondrial isoform X1, giving the protein MAGRSLRAARHHLSPLFSLGARRPSRDCLCVFSTAAQQRSTGDECGPEDPRNEPRHPLSERTLELKASKLEEQVRDLTEQYRKAVADSENVRRRTQKFVEDAKLFGIQSFCKDLVEVADILEKTTESAAREAEPRDPKPTLKKICEGLSLIEAKLQSVFAKHGLQKMNPVGGKYDPYDHEIVCHVPAEGMQPGTVALVTQDGYKLHGRTIRHAHVGVAVESQE
- the GRPEL2 gene encoding grpE protein homolog 2, mitochondrial isoform X2, giving the protein MAGRSLRAARHHLSPLFSLGARRPSSTAAQQRSTGDECGPEDPRNEPRHPLSERTLELKASKLEEQVRDLTEQYRKAVADSENVRRRTQKFVEDAKLFGIQSFCKDLVEVADILEKTTESAAREAEPRDPKPTLKKICEGLSLIEAKLQSVFAKHGLQKMNPVGGKYDPYDHEIVCHVPAEGMQPGTVALVTQDGYKLHGRTIRHAHVGVAVESQE